One segment of Xanthomonas oryzae pv. oryzae DNA contains the following:
- the fabG gene encoding 3-oxoacyl-ACP reductase FabG: MSTSIPQRRALVTGGSGDLGGAICGHLAAQGRHVIVHANRNLVRAREVVAAIVANGGSAQAVAFDVADAQASLAAVEALLEVGPIQIVVNNAGIHDDAPMAGMNVEQWHRVIDVSLHGFFHVTQPLLLPMARTRWGRIVSVSSVAAVLGNRGQTNYAAAKAALHGASKSLSREMASRGIAVNVVAPGVIASDMVGDSFAPEVIKQLVPAGRVGKPDEVAALVAFLCSEAAGYINGQVIGVNGGMG, encoded by the coding sequence ATGAGCACATCCATTCCACAACGTCGTGCACTCGTCACCGGCGGTAGCGGCGATCTTGGCGGTGCGATCTGCGGTCACCTGGCAGCCCAGGGCCGGCATGTGATCGTGCATGCCAATCGCAATCTGGTGCGTGCGCGAGAGGTGGTTGCTGCGATCGTGGCCAATGGCGGCAGCGCACAGGCGGTGGCCTTCGATGTGGCCGATGCGCAGGCCAGTTTGGCGGCTGTGGAGGCGTTGCTTGAAGTTGGCCCGATCCAGATCGTGGTCAACAACGCGGGCATCCACGACGACGCGCCAATGGCCGGCATGAATGTGGAGCAGTGGCACCGCGTCATCGATGTGTCGCTGCACGGTTTCTTCCACGTCACCCAGCCGTTGCTGCTGCCGATGGCGCGCACGCGTTGGGGCCGCATCGTCAGCGTTTCGTCTGTGGCGGCCGTGTTGGGCAATCGCGGCCAGACCAACTACGCCGCCGCCAAGGCGGCGTTGCACGGTGCCAGCAAGTCGCTGTCGCGCGAAATGGCCAGCCGCGGTATCGCAGTGAATGTCGTTGCACCGGGCGTGATCGCAAGCGACATGGTTGGCGATAGTTTTGCGCCGGAGGTGATCAAGCAATTGGTGCCGGCCGGCCGCGTCGGCAAGCCCGATGAAGTGGCTGCGCTGGTCGCCTTTCTGTGCTCGGAAGCGGCTGGCTACATCAATGGCCAGGTGATTGGCGTCAATGGTGGGATGGGCTGA